The following coding sequences lie in one Sinorhizobium fredii USDA 257 genomic window:
- a CDS encoding DUF2147 domain-containing protein gives MIRTLLVSAALAFGVVGAAQAAEPILGTWKTASGATAEIAPCGGAFCVTLKTGKHAGKRIGNLAGTGGSYSGEITDPENDKTYSGSGSVDGNSLKMKGCVLKVLCKSQTWTRL, from the coding sequence ATGATTCGAACTTTGCTCGTCAGCGCGGCGCTCGCCTTCGGAGTGGTGGGAGCGGCCCAAGCCGCCGAACCAATTCTCGGCACCTGGAAGACAGCGAGCGGAGCCACGGCGGAAATCGCCCCATGCGGCGGCGCCTTCTGCGTGACGCTGAAGACGGGCAAGCACGCCGGCAAGCGCATCGGCAACCTTGCCGGAACCGGTGGCAGCTACAGCGGCGAGATCACCGACCCGGAAAACGACAAGACCTATAGCGGTTCGGGTTCGGTCGACGGCAATTCGCTGAAGATGAAAGGCTGCGTGCTTAAAGTGCTGTGCAAGTCCCAGACCTGGACGCGGCTTTAG
- a CDS encoding glutathione S-transferase N-terminal domain-containing protein: MTAPIELYYWPTPNGWKITIMLEELGVPYAVKYINIGRGDQFAPDFLRISPNNRMPAIIDPDGPGGEPISIFESGAILQYLGRKYGKFYPADERARVEVEQWLYWQVGGLGPMAGQAHHFRLYAPEEIRYGIDRYTNEVNRLYGVMNKRLIDRPFLAGEYSIADMAAIGWVIPHENQGQDLNDFPNLKRWFDTMLARPAVQTAIEVGKEERARQKSLAEDEEAQKILFGQRAR, translated from the coding sequence ATGACCGCTCCCATCGAGCTCTATTACTGGCCGACACCGAACGGCTGGAAGATCACCATCATGCTGGAGGAGCTCGGCGTTCCCTATGCGGTCAAATACATCAATATCGGCCGCGGCGACCAATTCGCGCCGGATTTCCTGAGGATATCGCCAAACAACCGCATGCCGGCCATCATCGATCCGGACGGTCCGGGCGGCGAGCCGATATCGATCTTCGAATCCGGCGCGATCCTGCAATATCTCGGCCGCAAATACGGGAAGTTCTACCCGGCCGACGAGCGCGCCCGCGTCGAGGTCGAGCAATGGCTCTACTGGCAGGTTGGCGGTCTGGGCCCGATGGCGGGGCAGGCCCATCATTTCCGGCTCTATGCGCCGGAGGAGATCCGATACGGCATCGACCGTTACACCAATGAAGTGAACCGCCTCTATGGCGTGATGAACAAGCGGCTCATCGATCGGCCGTTCCTTGCCGGCGAATATTCGATCGCCGACATGGCCGCCATCGGTTGGGTGATCCCGCACGAGAACCAGGGACAGGATCTCAATGATTTCCCGAACCTGAAGCGCTGGTTCGACACGATGCTCGCCCGACCGGCGGTCCAGACGGCGATCGAGGTGGGCAAGGAAGAGCGAGCCCGTCAGAAGAGCCTTGCCGAGGACGAGGAAGCGCAGAAAATCCTGTTCGGGCAGCGCGCCCGCTGA
- a CDS encoding AMP nucleosidase has product MDTRISANSILSVATPEAFEPQTFDDPAAAVDCLQALYERNTRFLCEAFEGLGKNGRPVTRFRACYPQVSIETSSFGHVDSRLSFGYVSAPGVYTTTITRPRLFRHYLKEQFGHLMRNHGGGVTVSESSTPIPLHFAFGESAHVEASAADTIDIPLRDLFDAPDLTTTDDEIANGSYEPGPGEPSPLAPFTAQRIDYSLARLSHYTATSATHFQNFVLFTNYQFYVDEFCAWARQQMAVGGNGYTAFVEPGNIVTPAGADRPEADYTLARLPQMPAYHLKKKGHGGITLVNIGVGPSNAKTITDHIAVLRPHVWLMLGHCAGLRNSQRLGDYVLAHAYMREDHVLDDDLPVWIPLPALAEVQVALQDAVAEVTGYQGYDLKRIMRTGTVATIDNRNWELRDQRGPVKRLSQARAIALDMESATIAANGFRFRVPYGTLLCVSDKPLHGELKLPGMATAFYRTQVSQHLKIGILALQKLAAMPPEKLHSRKLRSFYETSFQ; this is encoded by the coding sequence ATGGACACACGAATCTCTGCAAACTCTATCCTTTCCGTCGCCACCCCTGAAGCCTTCGAGCCGCAAACCTTCGACGATCCGGCCGCGGCCGTCGATTGCTTGCAGGCTCTCTACGAACGCAATACCCGGTTCCTCTGCGAGGCTTTCGAGGGGCTGGGCAAGAACGGTCGGCCGGTCACGCGTTTCCGCGCCTGCTACCCGCAGGTGAGCATCGAGACGAGCAGCTTTGGACATGTGGATTCCCGGCTCTCCTTCGGTTATGTCAGCGCGCCCGGCGTCTATACGACGACGATCACGCGGCCGCGGCTTTTCCGTCACTATCTGAAGGAGCAGTTCGGCCATCTGATGCGCAATCACGGCGGCGGCGTCACCGTCTCGGAATCGTCGACACCGATCCCTCTGCACTTCGCGTTCGGCGAGAGCGCCCATGTCGAGGCGTCGGCAGCCGATACCATCGACATCCCGCTGCGCGACCTCTTCGATGCGCCGGACCTGACGACGACGGATGACGAGATCGCCAACGGCTCCTATGAGCCTGGGCCGGGCGAGCCCTCGCCGCTCGCACCTTTCACGGCGCAGCGCATCGATTATTCGCTCGCCCGCCTCAGCCACTATACGGCGACCAGCGCCACGCACTTCCAGAACTTCGTGCTCTTCACGAACTATCAGTTCTATGTCGACGAGTTCTGCGCCTGGGCACGCCAGCAGATGGCGGTAGGCGGCAACGGCTACACCGCCTTCGTGGAGCCAGGCAACATCGTGACGCCCGCGGGCGCCGACAGGCCCGAGGCCGACTATACGCTTGCCCGCCTGCCGCAGATGCCGGCCTATCACCTGAAGAAGAAGGGCCACGGCGGCATCACCCTGGTCAATATCGGTGTCGGGCCCTCGAACGCCAAGACGATCACCGACCACATCGCCGTCCTGAGGCCGCATGTCTGGCTGATGCTCGGCCACTGTGCCGGGCTTCGCAACAGCCAGCGGCTCGGCGATTATGTCCTGGCGCATGCCTATATGCGCGAGGATCACGTGCTCGACGACGACCTGCCGGTGTGGATTCCCCTGCCCGCATTGGCGGAAGTGCAGGTCGCCCTGCAGGATGCGGTGGCGGAAGTGACCGGTTATCAGGGTTACGATCTCAAGCGGATCATGCGCACCGGCACGGTCGCGACGATCGACAACCGCAACTGGGAACTGCGCGACCAGCGCGGCCCGGTCAAGCGCCTCTCGCAGGCCCGCGCCATCGCGCTCGACATGGAATCGGCGACGATCGCCGCCAACGGCTTCCGCTTCCGGGTGCCCTATGGAACGCTGCTCTGCGTCTCCGACAAGCCGCTGCACGGCGAATTGAAGCTGCCCGGCATGGCGACGGCCTTCTACCGCACGCAGGTCAGCCAGCACCTGAAGATCGGCATCCTGGCGCTGCAGAAGCTCGCCGCCATGCCGCCGGAGAAACTGCATTCGCGCAAGCTCAGAAGCTTCTACGAAACGTCGTTCCAGTAG
- a CDS encoding SEL1-like repeat protein → MARFHFEITSDAALGGENRADALCEMGLAYATGRGRPVDLVAAHKWLNIAAIKGSDRAADLRADLAATMSKTDLAAALRAAREWMTVH, encoded by the coding sequence ATGGCACGCTTTCACTTCGAGATCACGTCGGATGCGGCATTGGGCGGCGAAAACCGGGCCGACGCTCTTTGCGAAATGGGCCTCGCCTATGCGACCGGTCGCGGCCGGCCGGTCGACCTGGTGGCCGCCCATAAGTGGCTGAACATCGCCGCCATCAAAGGCTCGGACCGCGCAGCCGACCTTCGCGCTGACCTTGCGGCGACGATGAGCAAGACCGACCTTGCCGCGGCTCTGCGCGCGGCACGCGAATGGATGACCGTGCATTGA
- a CDS encoding pyridoxal phosphate-dependent aminotransferase: MSAFSRFTPLIQSLPATIPFVGPEAIERQRGRGIAARIGANESGFGPADSVLRAIERAATETWKYADPENYDLRHALAAHLGTSPANIAVGEGIDGLLGQIVRLVIEQGMPVVTSFGGYPTFNYHVAGHGGRLVTVPYVDDREDLDGLLAAVKREAAPLVYFANPDNPMGSWWPAERVIEFAAALPETTLLILDEAYCETAPPETLPPIDGLIDRPNVIRTRTFSKAYGLAGARVGYALTTPGTAQAFDKIRNHFGMNRVGVAAAITALSDQQYLKEVTQRIAASRDRIARIARHAGLLPLPSATNFVAVDCGRDAAYARAIVDRLMSDHGIFIRMPGVAPLNRCIRISTGPDAEMELLESALPAVLQSLAET; this comes from the coding sequence ATGTCTGCATTCTCTCGTTTCACGCCGCTTATCCAATCTCTGCCGGCCACGATTCCGTTCGTCGGTCCGGAAGCGATCGAGCGGCAGCGCGGCCGCGGGATCGCGGCCCGCATCGGCGCCAACGAGAGCGGATTCGGCCCGGCCGATTCGGTATTGCGCGCCATTGAGCGAGCCGCCACCGAAACCTGGAAATATGCCGATCCCGAAAATTACGACTTGAGGCATGCGCTCGCGGCGCATCTCGGTACATCGCCGGCCAATATTGCCGTCGGAGAGGGAATCGACGGTCTGCTCGGGCAGATCGTCCGCCTCGTCATCGAGCAGGGCATGCCGGTGGTCACTTCGTTCGGAGGCTATCCGACTTTCAATTACCACGTCGCAGGACATGGCGGCCGGCTCGTCACCGTACCTTACGTCGATGACCGCGAAGACCTCGATGGCCTGCTTGCCGCCGTGAAGCGCGAGGCGGCGCCGCTCGTCTATTTTGCCAATCCCGACAATCCGATGGGGAGCTGGTGGCCGGCCGAACGCGTCATCGAGTTCGCGGCCGCCCTGCCGGAAACGACACTGCTCATCCTAGACGAAGCCTATTGTGAAACGGCTCCGCCCGAGACTCTGCCGCCGATCGATGGCCTGATCGACCGGCCGAACGTCATCCGAACCCGCACCTTCTCCAAGGCCTATGGTCTCGCCGGCGCGCGCGTCGGCTATGCGCTGACGACGCCGGGTACCGCACAGGCCTTCGACAAGATCCGCAATCATTTCGGCATGAATCGTGTCGGTGTCGCTGCGGCGATCACCGCGCTTTCCGACCAGCAATATCTGAAGGAAGTGACGCAGCGGATCGCGGCGTCGCGCGACCGGATCGCGCGCATTGCGCGTCATGCCGGGCTTCTGCCGCTACCCTCGGCGACGAATTTCGTCGCTGTCGACTGCGGACGGGATGCGGCCTACGCCCGGGCGATCGTCGACCGGCTGATGAGCGATCACGGCATCTTCATCCGTATGCCGGGCGTCGCGCCGCTCAATCGCTGCATCCGCATCAGCACGGGGCCTGACGCCGAGATGGAATTGCTGGAGTCCGCCCTGCCCGCAGTGCTCCAGAGCCTGGCCGAGACTTAG